A DNA window from Shewanella baltica contains the following coding sequences:
- the yjjX gene encoding inosine/xanthosine triphosphatase codes for MQQKIIKIKVGSKNPVKINAATKAMAQLFPDSIIEASGMDAPSGVAAQPMTDKDTRQGAINRVRYCQQQDQQDTQADYYFAMEGGVDCFDFGPATFAYIAIGHKDQLAIGRSAILPLPMQVYRALEAGEELGHVMDGLFNTVNIKQKGGAIGLLTHGHATRESNYTQAIILAMAPLLNPDIYAQTC; via the coding sequence ATGCAACAAAAAATTATCAAGATAAAAGTGGGTTCTAAAAACCCAGTAAAAATCAACGCGGCAACCAAAGCGATGGCACAACTGTTTCCTGACAGCATCATAGAAGCCAGCGGTATGGATGCACCTTCAGGTGTTGCGGCGCAGCCAATGACAGATAAAGACACTCGCCAAGGGGCGATTAATCGGGTGCGCTACTGTCAACAACAGGATCAACAAGATACTCAAGCCGACTACTATTTTGCGATGGAAGGCGGTGTCGATTGTTTCGACTTTGGCCCAGCCACATTCGCCTATATCGCCATTGGGCATAAAGACCAACTTGCCATTGGCCGCAGCGCAATTTTGCCTCTGCCAATGCAGGTTTATCGGGCATTAGAAGCAGGTGAAGAACTCGGGCATGTGATGGATGGATTGTTCAATACTGTCAATATCAAACAAAAAGGCGGTGCCATAGGTTTGCTCACCCACGGCCACGCGACCCGTGAAAGTAATTACACCCAAGCGATTATTCTCGCCATGGCGCCGCTATTAAATCCCGATATTTACGCACAAACTTGTTAG
- a CDS encoding acylase, with amino-acid sequence MKFNKLVIAMGMACGVILAGCNDSEDSTTPTEPETQLQAFAPNGLLKANIRRTTYGVPHIQADNLESLGFGSGYAQAQDNLCVLADGFIKANSQRSMYFGPHASIDFTTGQPTAEDNGNLISDFAYKALKIRAQAEEKWPQFSENSRALIQGFTSGYNQYLADVEAGKQTAEPFCSGQPWVKPIVPEDVVTYLFSIALLPGAANFLDLIFYANPGDAQEYMPRIVGPAPSQDQTAFVADMQSKLIARAAHITTPETNPRGLGSNGWGLGKDKTENGKGMVLGNPHFPHTGNLRFWQSHITIPGHLDMMGGSLVGMPGPINIGFNKDLAWTHTFSTAEHFVMYNLELVSGDRMQYLFDGKPMPITKETVSILVNAGPAGMLVAEKDIYTTAKGPMVEAPPALAPFGWDDGSAFMIQDANMGNMDPVDHWLAMDMATNKEEFQQAFKDYDGVIFNNTMYADKEGNAFYIDDSTVPGLSESAVVLLKTSPDIKAAKAQAGFTILPGNTSLFSFDGPTPYARAPKLERTDFVQNSNDSFWSTNLNEPLSYFSPMYGPEAGQLSLRTRMGLSLMQDAAGADGKFSLEELEAAVLSNRSYLAELVLPDLIAQCDAQGSTPVVVSASLSKDVTSACTALKAWNGKQDNDSKGGALLREFAHQFSQTTMLTQGFDPANAATTPKTLTTDGSALVALAHSALNLEAAGFALDAPLGEVQFVEKSLPDGTPSGSRLPWPGSHNAEGGFNVFSTSLSGDDTLIPQHKYAAVMDVVTGKAMSSGLTAKGYQVRYGSSWMMAVNFTDEGPVARGILTYSESSNILTPAFADQSILYSSEKSFRPLLFKEADIAPAVVSTTELMLQKP; translated from the coding sequence ATGAAATTCAACAAACTCGTGATCGCTATGGGGATGGCCTGCGGTGTAATACTCGCCGGCTGTAACGATAGCGAAGATAGCACTACGCCCACCGAACCCGAAACTCAACTGCAAGCTTTTGCTCCCAACGGTTTACTCAAAGCCAATATTCGCCGCACCACCTACGGCGTGCCACATATCCAAGCCGATAACTTAGAAAGCTTAGGTTTTGGTAGTGGTTATGCGCAGGCACAGGACAATTTATGTGTGTTAGCCGATGGCTTTATTAAGGCTAACTCGCAGCGTTCCATGTACTTTGGCCCCCATGCGTCGATTGACTTCACTACGGGCCAACCCACAGCGGAAGATAACGGCAACTTGATCTCTGACTTTGCCTACAAAGCGTTAAAGATCAGAGCACAAGCCGAAGAAAAATGGCCACAGTTTAGTGAAAACTCTCGGGCGCTGATCCAAGGTTTTACCTCTGGTTATAACCAATATCTTGCCGATGTTGAAGCGGGTAAACAAACGGCAGAACCTTTCTGTAGCGGTCAGCCTTGGGTCAAACCTATAGTGCCAGAGGATGTGGTGACTTATCTGTTTTCAATCGCTTTGTTACCGGGCGCCGCCAACTTCCTCGATTTGATTTTTTACGCTAACCCGGGGGATGCGCAGGAATATATGCCGCGTATCGTAGGGCCTGCGCCCAGCCAAGACCAAACTGCATTTGTGGCCGATATGCAGTCTAAGTTGATTGCCCGTGCGGCCCACATCACCACGCCAGAGACCAATCCCCGAGGATTAGGCTCTAACGGTTGGGGTTTAGGTAAAGATAAAACCGAAAACGGTAAAGGCATGGTGCTCGGCAATCCGCATTTCCCACACACGGGTAACCTGCGTTTTTGGCAATCCCATATTACGATCCCTGGGCATTTAGACATGATGGGCGGCTCGCTTGTGGGTATGCCTGGGCCGATTAATATCGGTTTTAACAAAGATTTAGCGTGGACTCATACCTTCTCAACCGCCGAACATTTTGTGATGTATAACTTAGAGTTAGTCTCGGGCGATCGGATGCAATATCTGTTCGATGGTAAACCTATGCCGATCACCAAAGAGACGGTATCGATTCTGGTGAATGCTGGTCCTGCCGGCATGTTAGTGGCCGAGAAGGATATTTACACCACGGCAAAAGGCCCTATGGTTGAAGCGCCACCTGCTTTAGCGCCTTTTGGTTGGGATGATGGCAGCGCCTTTATGATCCAAGACGCCAACATGGGCAATATGGACCCCGTTGACCATTGGTTAGCGATGGACATGGCGACCAATAAAGAAGAGTTCCAACAGGCCTTCAAGGATTACGACGGCGTCATCTTCAATAACACTATGTACGCCGACAAAGAAGGTAATGCTTTCTACATCGACGACTCGACAGTCCCGGGATTGTCTGAATCGGCAGTGGTGTTGTTAAAAACCTCGCCAGACATTAAAGCGGCTAAGGCGCAGGCCGGATTTACGATTTTACCCGGCAACACATCGCTGTTTAGTTTCGATGGCCCAACACCCTATGCCCGCGCGCCAAAGCTTGAGCGTACTGACTTTGTGCAAAACTCCAATGACTCATTCTGGTCGACTAACTTGAATGAACCGCTGTCTTATTTCTCGCCCATGTATGGGCCAGAAGCGGGGCAGTTGTCGCTGCGAACACGCATGGGCTTGAGCTTAATGCAAGATGCGGCGGGGGCAGATGGCAAGTTTAGCTTGGAAGAACTCGAAGCGGCGGTGTTGTCTAATCGCAGTTATCTTGCTGAGTTAGTGCTGCCTGATTTGATTGCCCAGTGTGATGCCCAAGGCAGCACGCCTGTTGTGGTGTCGGCGAGTTTATCTAAGGATGTCACTTCGGCGTGCACGGCGTTAAAAGCGTGGAATGGTAAGCAAGATAACGACAGCAAAGGCGGTGCTTTACTGCGTGAGTTTGCCCACCAATTCAGCCAAACGACCATGTTGACCCAAGGATTCGATCCCGCCAATGCGGCGACGACACCTAAAACCTTGACCACAGATGGCAGCGCCTTAGTGGCCTTGGCCCATAGCGCACTGAATCTTGAGGCGGCAGGTTTTGCCTTAGATGCGCCATTGGGTGAGGTGCAATTTGTGGAGAAATCGCTGCCGGACGGTACGCCAAGCGGGTCGCGTTTACCTTGGCCGGGTAGCCACAATGCCGAGGGTGGATTCAACGTGTTCTCGACCAGTCTGTCGGGTGACGACACTTTAATCCCGCAGCACAAGTACGCAGCTGTGATGGACGTGGTTACAGGCAAGGCGATGAGTTCTGGCTTAACGGCGAAGGGATACCAAGTGCGTTATGGGTCGAGCTGGATGATGGCGGTGAACTTTACTGACGAAGGGCCAGTGGCGCGGGGAATTTTAACTTACTCTGAGTCGAGTAATATCCTAACGCCAGCGTTTGCCGATCAAAGTATCTTGTACTCAAGCGAGAAAAGTTTCCGTCCGTTGTTGTTCAAAGAGGCCGATATAGCGCCAGCCGTGGTGTCGACCACTGAGCTTATGCTACAGAAACCTTAA